The Hymenobacter sp. DG01 genome has a segment encoding these proteins:
- a CDS encoding type IA DNA topoisomerase, translating into MKVCIAEKPSVAREIAQVLGATRKMDGYFEGNGYQVTWTFGHFCQLREPEDYRPEWKRWSIHDLPMVPENFGIKLMRRDDGVVRQFTVIKNLLANAEEVINCGDAGQEGEVIQRWVLLEAKYRKPTKRLWISSLTEEAIRQGFQNLRDGSEFDSLYQAGKSRAVGDWLLGLNATRLFTLKYAAGQRQVLSIGRVQTPTLALLVDRYHEIQNFRPEPYWVLRTEYRGTMFSHVAVVKKGKDDDEPDEKARLKARGYFLTQEEADAAMAAVKDVPLTVTNVEIKKGLETPPSLFDLTSLQVQCNNQLGLSAEDTLKTVQALYEKKVVSYPRVDTTFLPDDQYPKIPGILRGLGAYNSLTAPLLAGKIKKSGKVFNNNKVTDHHAIIPTGASASGLGGTEHSVYDIIVRRFLAAFYPDCEVSNTTVTAEAAGRTFRVRGRQILNPGWRVVYGDPEKQQAPSAPKAAGEGDDDVVSTVLPAFEKGENGPHKPRLDSKMTQPPREYSEAMLLRGMETAGRNVDDDELRQAMKENGIGRPSTRAAIIETLFKRGYIRRDKKKIVPTATGVELIGLIRNPTLKSAELTGQWEKKLRQIEGGQLDQEQFLGELKQLVREMVHEVKQDGSGRAVTVTSADAATPAKAANPRPTPAAAATPAVPGALGTCPACGSGHVLRGKTAFGCSRWREGCQLRLPTQYEGKKLTDKQVGDLLKKGRTQVMQGFLDDAGNKYSAAIKLTPQHTLELVRAAESKPTTATDPGQIPCPVCRLGQMLKGKSAWGCSRFREDCQFRVPFEWGGKTLTDAQMNQLLRKGKTGVIRGFISFKTGNRYEAALQVGAEGRIEPVFDNKG; encoded by the coding sequence GTGAAAGTTTGTATTGCCGAAAAGCCCAGCGTAGCCCGCGAAATTGCCCAGGTGCTGGGTGCCACCCGCAAAATGGATGGGTATTTTGAGGGCAACGGCTACCAGGTTACCTGGACGTTCGGGCACTTCTGCCAGTTGCGGGAGCCCGAGGACTACCGTCCCGAGTGGAAGCGCTGGAGTATTCATGATTTGCCCATGGTGCCCGAGAACTTCGGCATCAAGCTCATGCGCCGCGACGACGGGGTAGTGCGCCAGTTTACTGTTATCAAAAACCTGCTGGCTAACGCCGAGGAAGTTATTAACTGCGGCGACGCCGGTCAGGAAGGAGAGGTGATTCAGCGCTGGGTGCTGCTGGAGGCCAAGTACCGCAAGCCCACCAAGCGCCTCTGGATTTCCTCGCTGACGGAAGAAGCCATCCGCCAGGGCTTCCAGAACCTGCGCGACGGCTCCGAGTTCGACTCGCTCTACCAGGCCGGCAAAAGCCGCGCCGTCGGCGACTGGCTGCTGGGCCTGAACGCTACCCGCCTGTTTACCCTGAAGTATGCCGCCGGTCAGCGCCAGGTACTCAGCATTGGGCGGGTGCAAACGCCTACCCTGGCCCTGCTCGTGGACCGCTACCACGAAATCCAGAACTTCCGGCCCGAGCCCTACTGGGTGCTGCGCACGGAGTACCGCGGCACCATGTTCAGCCACGTAGCCGTGGTGAAAAAGGGCAAGGACGACGACGAGCCCGACGAAAAGGCCCGCCTGAAAGCCCGTGGCTACTTCTTGACCCAGGAAGAGGCTGACGCCGCTATGGCCGCCGTAAAGGACGTGCCCCTGACGGTAACCAACGTCGAAATCAAGAAGGGGCTGGAAACGCCGCCGTCCTTGTTTGATTTGACTTCCCTGCAGGTGCAGTGCAACAACCAGCTGGGCCTCTCGGCCGAGGACACGCTGAAAACCGTGCAGGCCCTCTACGAGAAGAAGGTGGTGAGCTACCCCCGCGTAGATACCACCTTCCTGCCCGACGACCAGTACCCCAAAATTCCGGGTATTCTACGCGGGCTGGGGGCCTATAACAGCCTCACGGCCCCGCTGCTGGCCGGTAAAATCAAGAAGTCGGGCAAGGTCTTTAATAACAATAAAGTTACCGACCACCACGCCATCATCCCGACCGGGGCCAGCGCCAGCGGCCTAGGCGGCACCGAGCACAGCGTCTATGACATCATCGTGCGCCGTTTCCTGGCCGCTTTCTACCCCGATTGTGAAGTGTCGAACACTACGGTGACAGCCGAAGCGGCGGGCCGCACCTTCCGGGTACGGGGCCGGCAGATTCTGAATCCCGGCTGGCGCGTGGTGTACGGCGACCCGGAAAAACAGCAGGCCCCCTCAGCCCCGAAAGCTGCCGGCGAGGGCGACGACGATGTGGTAAGCACCGTGCTGCCTGCGTTCGAGAAAGGCGAAAACGGCCCTCACAAGCCCCGCCTGGATTCCAAGATGACTCAGCCCCCGCGCGAATACTCGGAGGCCATGCTGCTGCGCGGCATGGAAACCGCCGGCCGCAATGTAGACGATGACGAACTGCGCCAGGCCATGAAAGAAAACGGTATTGGGAGGCCCTCCACCCGTGCCGCCATCATCGAAACCCTGTTCAAGCGGGGCTACATCCGCCGCGACAAAAAGAAGATTGTGCCCACCGCCACCGGCGTGGAGCTGATCGGCCTTATCCGCAACCCCACGCTAAAATCGGCGGAGCTAACGGGACAGTGGGAGAAAAAGCTGCGCCAGATTGAAGGCGGCCAGCTAGATCAGGAGCAGTTTCTGGGCGAGCTAAAGCAGCTGGTGCGTGAAATGGTGCACGAGGTAAAGCAGGATGGCTCGGGCCGGGCCGTAACGGTAACTTCTGCCGACGCCGCTACCCCCGCCAAAGCCGCCAACCCTCGCCCGACACCGGCTGCGGCGGCTACCCCCGCCGTACCCGGCGCGCTGGGTACGTGCCCGGCCTGCGGGAGCGGCCATGTGCTGCGCGGCAAAACGGCCTTCGGCTGCTCGCGCTGGCGTGAAGGCTGCCAGCTGCGGCTTCCTACCCAGTACGAAGGCAAGAAGCTAACTGACAAGCAAGTCGGTGACTTGCTCAAGAAGGGCCGTACTCAAGTTATGCAGGGCTTTCTGGATGATGCCGGCAACAAGTACAGCGCCGCCATCAAGCTCACCCCCCAGCATACCCTGGAGCTGGTGCGTGCCGCCGAAAGCAAGCCTACTACCGCCACCGACCCCGGCCAGATACCCTGCCCGGTGTGCCGCCTGGGCCAGATGCTAAAGGGCAAAAGCGCCTGGGGCTGCTCCCGTTTCCGCGAGGATTGCCAGTTTCGGGTGCCCTTCGAATGGGGTGGCAAAACCCTCACCGACGCCCAGATGAACCAGCTCCTGCGCAAAGGCAAAACCGGCGTCATCCGGGGCTTCATCTCCTTCAAAACCGGCAACCGCTACGAAGCCGCCCTGCAGGTTGGCGCGGAGGGTAGGATTGAGCCGGTGTTTGATAATAAGGGGTAA
- a CDS encoding DUF1206 domain-containing protein — translation MNSLASAVSTVPPTPAAGLRAWARLGFASLGFVYLVLGILAGMAALGVRGSAAPGQQEVFETIQHMPLGQVLLWLVAAGLLGYVAWRLAQALLDTEGRGLTVAGLAFRGFYLFSALLYGLLAFFAGKTAWYGRLPRGQETGKSELQKVLHQPHGQGLLALIGVVILGAGLLQLYRAWSGKFDTDVNGSPLTSAQRHLVYRMGQIGYSARAVVLSSMGHFCFLAAHHANANEIRDTQGCFHALQALGPEVLGTVAGGLTLYGAYLLVQAKHPILRGL, via the coding sequence ATGAACTCTCTCGCCTCCGCTGTCAGTACTGTGCCGCCTACCCCGGCCGCGGGCCTCAGGGCCTGGGCCCGGCTGGGGTTTGCCTCCCTGGGTTTTGTATACTTAGTACTGGGAATACTGGCGGGCATGGCGGCCCTGGGAGTGCGGGGTAGTGCGGCACCCGGGCAGCAGGAGGTGTTTGAAACCATTCAGCACATGCCCCTGGGCCAGGTGCTGCTGTGGCTGGTAGCGGCTGGCCTGCTAGGCTATGTGGCCTGGCGGCTGGCCCAGGCCCTGCTCGACACCGAAGGCAGAGGGCTGACGGTGGCCGGGCTGGCTTTCCGGGGGTTCTACCTGTTCAGCGCCCTGCTCTATGGCCTACTGGCTTTTTTCGCGGGTAAAACGGCCTGGTATGGCCGCCTGCCGCGAGGACAGGAAACCGGCAAGTCGGAGTTGCAGAAGGTGCTGCATCAGCCGCACGGGCAGGGGCTGCTGGCCCTGATTGGGGTAGTTATTCTGGGGGCCGGCCTGCTTCAGCTGTACCGGGCCTGGTCGGGCAAGTTTGACACCGACGTTAACGGCAGCCCACTGACGTCGGCGCAGCGGCACCTTGTGTACCGGATGGGCCAGATCGGCTACAGTGCCCGGGCCGTGGTATTGAGCAGCATGGGCCACTTCTGCTTTCTGGCGGCCCACCACGCCAACGCCAACGAAATCCGGGATACGCAGGGCTGCTTTCACGCCCTGCAGGCGTTGGGGCCGGAGGTTTTGGGCACCGTGGCTGGTGGGCTGACCCTCTACGGGGCCTACCTTTTGGTACAGGCCAAACACCCCATTTTGCGCGGTCTGTAA
- a CDS encoding EamA family transporter → MWWMFSLLAALSAAVVVTLSKVGVKNIESSVAFAIQSVLIVGVAWGVVAWQGHLGQVAEIDRRTWLFLIAAGVITCLSSLFSFQALKMGQASRTSSFDKISLVFSILLAVFFLKEKVTWQVILGAALMATGAVLIAFTRESN, encoded by the coding sequence ATGTGGTGGATGTTTTCCTTGCTGGCTGCCCTGTCGGCGGCGGTGGTGGTTACGCTTTCCAAGGTAGGCGTGAAGAATATTGAATCCAGCGTGGCTTTCGCCATACAGTCGGTACTGATTGTGGGGGTAGCCTGGGGGGTAGTGGCCTGGCAGGGGCACCTGGGACAGGTAGCCGAAATTGACCGGCGCACCTGGCTGTTTCTGATTGCCGCCGGCGTTATCACCTGCCTTTCCTCCTTGTTCTCCTTTCAGGCCTTAAAAATGGGGCAGGCTTCGCGCACTTCGTCCTTCGATAAGATTTCCCTGGTTTTCTCTATCCTGCTGGCGGTATTCTTTCTCAAGGAGAAAGTCACCTGGCAGGTCATTCTGGGCGCGGCCCTGATGGCCACCGGAGCCGTGCTGATAGCCTTCACCCGGGAAAGTAACTAA
- a CDS encoding NAD(P)-dependent alcohol dehydrogenase, translating to MNAIYFNEYGPAEVLRYGQLPTPMPQPNQILVRVRASSVNPVDWKIRRGDLKLITGQKFPKIPGRDVAGEVAAVGANVTRFKPGDRVYGMPNDGAGNANAEYALLAESVAAFIPEKLSFEEAGAVPLGALTALQGLHDYGQLLSGDRVLINGAAGGVGVFAVQIARALGAGEITGVCGPDNAELVRGLGADRVLNHREHDFTKDLSRYDLIFDAVGKSSFTACQGALRRNGRYVTTTPDPVAVVADKLASAFSTKSAHVFMAKERGTDLALISAWLQAGAIRVVIDKTFPLPETAEAHRYSETGRAAGKIVLTVD from the coding sequence ATGAACGCCATTTATTTCAATGAGTACGGCCCCGCCGAAGTGCTACGCTACGGCCAGCTGCCTACCCCCATGCCCCAGCCCAACCAGATTCTGGTACGGGTGCGAGCCAGCAGTGTGAATCCCGTGGACTGGAAAATTCGGCGCGGCGACCTGAAGCTTATTACCGGGCAGAAGTTTCCCAAGATTCCGGGCCGCGACGTAGCCGGGGAGGTAGCCGCTGTGGGGGCCAACGTGACGCGGTTCAAGCCAGGCGACCGGGTGTACGGCATGCCCAACGATGGCGCCGGCAATGCCAACGCCGAATACGCTCTGTTGGCTGAATCGGTGGCGGCCTTCATTCCCGAAAAGCTCAGCTTCGAAGAAGCCGGGGCCGTGCCCCTGGGTGCCCTCACGGCGTTGCAGGGCCTGCACGACTACGGCCAGCTACTCTCCGGCGACCGGGTGCTGATTAACGGCGCGGCTGGTGGGGTAGGAGTATTTGCCGTGCAGATTGCCCGGGCTCTGGGGGCAGGCGAGATAACCGGCGTCTGTGGCCCCGACAACGCTGAGCTAGTGCGCGGCCTGGGTGCCGACCGGGTCCTCAACCATCGGGAGCACGACTTTACGAAAGACCTGAGCCGCTACGACCTGATTTTTGATGCCGTGGGCAAAAGCAGCTTCACGGCCTGCCAGGGCGCCTTGCGTCGTAATGGGCGCTACGTAACCACTACCCCCGATCCGGTTGCCGTGGTGGCCGATAAGCTGGCTTCCGCGTTTTCCACCAAATCGGCGCATGTGTTCATGGCCAAGGAACGCGGCACCGATCTGGCTCTGATTTCGGCCTGGCTGCAGGCGGGCGCCATCCGCGTCGTCATCGACAAAACCTTTCCGCTCCCGGAAACAGCCGAAGCGCACCGCTACAGCGAAACCGGCCGCGCCGCCGGCAAAATCGTGCTAACGGTGGACTAG
- a CDS encoding carbonic anhydrase, giving the protein MKGIEPILENNRKWVSEKQAQDPDFFNRLANGQKPKYLFIGCSDSRVPASAITGTGPGEMFVHRNIANMVVNTDFNLLSVLQYAVEVLGVEDIMVVGHYGCGGVAAAADNKQFGLIDNWLTNIRDVIRVHETEFLAISDEAARLRRLVELNVMEQVRNLAKTSIIQNARKGAKPPRLHGLVYDIKEGLLKDLKVEDDLITELEHIYGTQAADEAAAPAAPSGTPAR; this is encoded by the coding sequence ATGAAAGGCATCGAGCCAATTCTGGAAAATAACCGCAAATGGGTTAGCGAAAAGCAAGCCCAGGACCCCGATTTCTTCAACCGCCTGGCCAATGGGCAGAAGCCGAAGTACCTGTTCATCGGGTGCTCGGATTCGCGCGTGCCGGCCTCTGCCATTACCGGCACCGGCCCCGGCGAGATGTTTGTGCACCGTAACATCGCCAACATGGTGGTGAACACCGATTTCAACCTGCTTTCGGTGCTGCAGTACGCCGTGGAGGTGCTCGGTGTGGAAGACATTATGGTGGTAGGCCACTACGGCTGCGGTGGGGTAGCAGCAGCGGCCGATAACAAGCAGTTTGGCCTGATTGACAACTGGCTGACCAACATTCGCGACGTAATCCGGGTGCACGAAACGGAGTTCCTGGCCATTTCCGACGAGGCGGCCCGCCTGCGCCGGCTGGTAGAGCTGAACGTAATGGAGCAGGTGCGCAACCTGGCCAAAACCAGCATCATCCAGAACGCCCGTAAAGGTGCCAAGCCCCCGCGCCTGCACGGACTGGTATATGATATCAAGGAAGGCCTGCTCAAGGACCTCAAGGTAGAGGACGACCTCATCACGGAGCTGGAGCACATCTACGGCACGCAGGCCGCCGACGAAGCCGCCGCGCCTGCTGCGCCGAGCGGCACGCCTGCCCGCTAG
- a CDS encoding SulP family inorganic anion transporter: MLKTPSVTEAPVLQQPPNVPTSPFQTLGKDLPAGLVVFLVALPLCLGISLASGAPLLAGIIAGIIGGVVVSWVSGSQLSVSGPAAGLTAIILSALSTLGSFEAVLAATVLAGVLQLVLGVAKAGIIGLYFPTSVIRGMLAAIGLILILKQIPHFVGADSDYFEDMDFLQFNGQNTFSAIQSAMGGISAGSALVGLVSLAILLSWDTLSKHVAFLRLVPGALVVVVISIGLNSLLDVAAPVLRIRPEHLVTLPSITAWQDFTRIFTSPDWAAFQRPATYTVAFTIGIVASLETLLSVEAVDKLDPHKRVTPTNRELLAQGVGNILSGLLGGLPMTAVIVRSSANINAGGQTRMSAFFHGLLLLTSLLFLEPVLNRIPLSALAAVLLMVGFKLTKPSLYRTQWKLGWQQFLPFIVTIIAILFTDLLKGVTVGLVVGIFYILKANYESAYFLSRPASQAGGPIHLKLSEQVSFLNKASIVKVLDELPPNSQVLIDGSDSSFIDYDVLEAIENFRLSAPERGIGLELRGIQQVHVLGH, encoded by the coding sequence ATGTTAAAGACTCCTTCGGTTACCGAAGCACCGGTGCTTCAGCAACCGCCAAATGTGCCTACCTCGCCTTTCCAGACGCTGGGTAAAGACCTGCCCGCCGGGCTGGTGGTATTTCTGGTGGCCCTGCCCTTGTGCCTGGGCATCTCCCTGGCTTCGGGCGCTCCGCTGCTGGCGGGCATCATAGCGGGTATTATAGGGGGAGTAGTGGTATCTTGGGTCAGTGGCTCCCAGCTGAGCGTAAGCGGCCCGGCCGCCGGCCTCACGGCCATTATTCTCTCGGCCCTGAGCACGCTGGGCTCTTTCGAGGCCGTGCTGGCGGCCACCGTGCTAGCCGGGGTGCTGCAGTTGGTGCTGGGGGTAGCCAAGGCCGGTATCATCGGGCTTTACTTCCCTACCTCCGTTATCCGGGGAATGCTGGCTGCCATCGGCCTGATCCTGATTCTGAAGCAGATTCCGCACTTTGTAGGCGCTGACTCAGACTACTTCGAGGACATGGACTTCCTGCAGTTCAACGGGCAGAACACCTTCTCGGCCATTCAGTCGGCCATGGGCGGTATCAGTGCCGGCTCGGCACTGGTGGGGCTGGTTTCACTGGCCATTCTGCTCTCCTGGGATACGCTAAGCAAGCACGTTGCCTTTCTGCGGCTGGTGCCGGGGGCCCTGGTGGTGGTGGTGATTTCCATAGGCCTGAACAGCCTACTGGATGTGGCCGCGCCCGTACTTCGTATTCGGCCCGAGCACCTGGTAACCCTGCCCTCTATTACGGCCTGGCAGGATTTCACCCGCATCTTCACGTCCCCCGACTGGGCTGCCTTCCAGCGGCCTGCCACTTACACTGTGGCCTTCACCATTGGCATTGTGGCCTCCCTGGAAACCCTGCTGAGCGTGGAAGCCGTGGACAAGCTGGACCCCCACAAGCGGGTGACGCCCACCAACCGCGAGCTGCTGGCCCAGGGGGTAGGCAACATCCTGAGCGGCCTGCTTGGGGGCCTGCCCATGACGGCGGTTATCGTGCGCAGCTCGGCCAACATCAACGCTGGGGGCCAAACCCGCATGTCGGCTTTCTTTCACGGGCTGCTGCTGCTCACCAGCCTGCTGTTCCTGGAGCCCGTACTGAACCGGATTCCGCTCTCGGCGCTGGCCGCCGTGCTGCTGATGGTGGGTTTCAAGCTCACGAAGCCCTCCCTGTACCGCACCCAGTGGAAGCTGGGCTGGCAGCAGTTTCTGCCCTTCATCGTCACGATTATTGCCATCCTTTTCACCGATCTGCTGAAGGGCGTAACCGTGGGGCTGGTAGTAGGTATCTTCTACATTCTGAAGGCCAACTACGAGTCGGCGTATTTCCTGAGCCGGCCAGCCTCGCAGGCCGGTGGGCCCATACACCTGAAATTATCGGAGCAAGTCTCGTTCCTTAACAAGGCCAGCATCGTAAAAGTACTTGACGAGCTTCCGCCTAACTCCCAAGTGCTCATTGATGGGTCCGATTCATCCTTTATCGATTACGATGTGCTGGAAGCAATTGAGAACTTCCGGCTCTCGGCCCCTGAGCGCGGTATTGGGCTGGAGCTGCGCGGCATTCAGCAAGTACATGTGCTGGGGCACTAG
- a CDS encoding HAMP domain-containing sensor histidine kinase, whose protein sequence is MTIRTRLTLQFALILAVTLLLFSVAIYYFTYTSRRDFFSESLFARARIVAHVYLDGTNRADEVSRASYRRYLRQFYRTLPQEEVRVFDARNQVVFKEGRDGPEPVPQELLAAVREEGREVVQERDYRQTVGMLYRDARRGDFVVVASSVDADSRQKMGDLLTVLVTGLLASFVIVGIGGFFFAGQALKPMQRIIQEVDSITASDLHRRLSQSDGQDEVSLLAQRFNSLLNRLETAFAGQRTFVRDASHELRTPLTAIIGQLEVALLQQERSTQEYRRVLQNTLDAARLLKDLTNGLLQIARASDDPSQVPLSLIRVDELLLQAHEEVHRRHPTCRIDLEFSEPADNRRRVPYGVPGNEPLLLSAFLNILENACKFSAGCSDPVVATLTASQSRVQLVVRDKGVGMTEADRQQVFVPFFRAETVRNVPGHGIGLPLTAKIMDLHGGHVYVESQLGQGTAVTLDLPAAVV, encoded by the coding sequence ATGACCATCCGTACGCGCCTGACGCTGCAGTTCGCCCTTATTCTGGCCGTTACGCTGCTGCTGTTTTCGGTGGCCATTTACTACTTCACCTACACCTCCAGGCGCGACTTCTTCAGTGAAAGCCTGTTTGCCCGGGCCCGGATTGTGGCGCACGTTTACCTGGACGGTACCAACCGCGCCGACGAAGTCAGCCGCGCCTCCTACCGGCGCTACCTGCGGCAATTCTACCGGACCCTGCCCCAGGAGGAAGTGCGCGTATTCGATGCCCGCAATCAGGTAGTGTTCAAGGAAGGGCGCGACGGCCCGGAGCCCGTGCCGCAGGAGCTGCTGGCCGCTGTGCGCGAAGAAGGTCGGGAAGTAGTTCAGGAGCGCGACTATCGCCAGACGGTGGGCATGCTCTACCGCGACGCCCGGCGCGGCGACTTTGTGGTGGTGGCCTCCTCGGTGGATGCCGACAGCCGCCAGAAAATGGGCGACCTGCTGACGGTGCTGGTAACGGGCCTGCTGGCTTCCTTCGTGATAGTGGGTATTGGCGGATTTTTCTTTGCCGGGCAGGCCCTCAAGCCCATGCAGCGCATTATTCAGGAGGTGGATAGCATTACGGCCTCCGACCTGCACCGCCGCCTGTCTCAGTCCGATGGGCAGGATGAGGTGTCGTTGCTGGCGCAGCGCTTCAATAGCCTGCTCAACCGCCTCGAAACCGCTTTTGCTGGGCAGCGCACCTTTGTCCGCGACGCCTCCCATGAGTTGCGCACCCCCCTCACGGCCATCATCGGGCAGCTGGAGGTGGCCCTGCTGCAGCAGGAGCGCAGCACCCAGGAATACCGGCGTGTGCTACAGAATACCCTCGACGCGGCCCGCCTGCTCAAGGACCTCACCAACGGTCTGCTGCAGATTGCCCGCGCCTCCGACGACCCCTCGCAGGTGCCCCTGAGCCTGATCCGGGTAGATGAGCTACTGCTCCAGGCCCACGAGGAGGTCCACCGCCGCCACCCTACCTGCCGCATCGACCTGGAGTTCAGTGAGCCCGCCGACAACCGGCGCCGGGTGCCCTACGGGGTGCCCGGCAACGAACCCCTGCTGCTGTCAGCCTTTCTGAACATTTTAGAAAATGCCTGCAAGTTTTCGGCCGGATGCTCCGATCCGGTGGTGGCTACGCTCACGGCCTCGCAGAGCCGGGTGCAGCTGGTGGTGCGCGACAAGGGGGTAGGCATGACGGAGGCCGACCGCCAACAGGTATTTGTGCCCTTCTTCCGGGCTGAAACTGTGCGCAACGTGCCCGGACACGGTATTGGGCTACCCCTCACCGCCAAAATCATGGACCTGCACGGGGGGCACGTGTACGTGGAAAGCCAGTTGGGCCAGGGCACAGCCGTCACCCTCGACCTGCCAGCTGCGGTGGTGTAG
- a CDS encoding response regulator transcription factor, whose product MKILLVEDEPKVASFLHQGLTEQHYTVDLAADGLLGLRLAQAGGYDLLILDTLLPGLSGLEVCRQVRAQDTSVPILMLTALGETDDKIRGLDAGADDYLVKPFAFQELLARIRALARRRHESPAAEAVLRLADLTLDPVRKVVQRAGQVIQLTAREFALLEYLLRNQNRVVSRVDILEHVWETSFDTGSNVIDVYINFLRKKLDKDFTPKLIHTLVGMGYVMKED is encoded by the coding sequence ATGAAAATTCTGCTGGTTGAAGACGAACCGAAAGTGGCCTCCTTTCTGCATCAAGGCCTGACGGAGCAGCACTACACCGTTGACCTGGCCGCCGATGGCCTGCTGGGCCTGCGCTTGGCCCAGGCCGGCGGCTACGACCTACTGATTCTCGACACGCTGCTGCCCGGCCTGAGCGGGCTGGAGGTGTGCCGCCAGGTGCGGGCCCAGGACACTAGTGTGCCCATTCTAATGCTCACGGCCCTGGGCGAAACCGACGACAAAATTCGGGGCCTCGATGCCGGAGCCGATGACTACCTGGTCAAGCCCTTCGCCTTTCAGGAGCTGCTGGCCCGCATCCGGGCCCTGGCCCGCCGCCGCCACGAGTCGCCGGCGGCCGAAGCCGTACTGCGCCTGGCCGACCTTACCCTGGACCCCGTGCGCAAGGTTGTGCAGCGGGCCGGGCAGGTAATTCAGCTGACCGCCCGCGAGTTTGCCCTGCTCGAGTACCTGCTGCGCAACCAGAACCGTGTAGTCTCGCGCGTTGATATTCTGGAGCACGTCTGGGAAACGTCCTTCGATACCGGCTCTAACGTCATCGACGTGTACATCAACTTCTTGCGCAAAAAGCTCGATAAAGATTTTACCCCCAAGCTGATCCACACCCTGGTAGGCATGGGCTACGTGATGAAGGAAGACTGA
- a CDS encoding polysaccharide biosynthesis/export family protein, giving the protein MLPTFYRFGRTLLLSLLLVLPALTGCVSQKNLPYLQGKNYNARTPVATDNAPQRYRIQPGDVLSIRVQSVQPQLNDLFNTVDSRAVFNGDPGNLYLTGYSVDEAGTINLPTVGKLKVQGLTVEEAQTQTQLQVARYVRDANVLVKLLSFKVTVLGEVRNPGRYFVYNAQCTVLEGLGLAGDLTEFGNRNNVKLIRQTAKGSEVVLLNLTDPALLSSPYFYLLPNDALYVEPLKARTDRGNATNLALVFSGVSALALILSYLKVF; this is encoded by the coding sequence ATGCTCCCCACGTTCTACCGCTTCGGTCGTACTCTGTTATTGTCCTTACTGCTTGTTTTGCCAGCCCTCACGGGCTGCGTATCCCAGAAGAATTTACCGTATCTGCAGGGCAAAAACTACAACGCGCGCACGCCGGTAGCCACTGACAATGCCCCGCAGCGCTACCGCATCCAGCCCGGCGACGTGCTCAGCATTCGGGTGCAGAGCGTGCAGCCCCAGCTCAACGACCTGTTCAACACCGTGGACTCGCGGGCCGTGTTCAACGGCGACCCGGGCAACCTGTACCTGACGGGCTACTCCGTGGATGAGGCCGGCACCATTAACCTACCCACCGTGGGCAAGCTGAAGGTGCAGGGCCTCACGGTGGAGGAAGCCCAGACCCAGACCCAGCTGCAGGTGGCCCGCTACGTGCGCGACGCCAACGTGCTGGTGAAGCTGCTCTCCTTTAAGGTAACGGTACTGGGCGAGGTGCGCAATCCGGGCCGCTACTTTGTGTACAACGCTCAGTGCACCGTGCTGGAGGGCCTGGGCCTGGCCGGCGACCTAACCGAGTTCGGCAACCGCAACAACGTGAAGCTGATCCGGCAGACGGCCAAAGGCTCGGAGGTGGTGCTGCTCAACCTCACTGATCCAGCCCTGCTCAGCTCCCCCTACTTCTACCTGCTGCCCAACGATGCCCTGTACGTGGAGCCCCTGAAGGCCCGCACCGACCGGGGCAATGCCACCAACCTGGCCCTGGTGTTCTCGGGCGTTTCGGCCCTGGCCCTGATTCTGAGTTACCTGAAGGTTTTCTAA